The Flammeovirga yaeyamensis genome segment CTAAGTAAAAACCTTGAAGATATTATTTTAAGTAAAACTTCAAAAAATGTGTCAACATACATAAAAGCTGAGAATATATATTCATTTTTCCAAGACCACTATAAGTGGAATGGAAGTTATTCTAAAGAAACCAATTCTGCTTTGATAGATAAAGGGTTTGAAACTGGTATTTCTAATGTAGCTGGAATTAATATAACGCTTTATCATGCTTTAAAGGTATTGGGGTTAGATGCATATCTTCTATATACTAGTTTTGAACTTCAAGGTCATTTAACATATCCAACTTTCAATTTATTGGATTATGTAATTGTTATGGTGGTTATAGATGATAAACTATATTATTTAGATGCAACACAAAAAGATTATGGATTATCTCAAGTCCCTTTTCATCTATTAGATAAAACATTTATTGTAAGCACAGAAAAAAATAATTTAAACGCTAAGGTTATCAAATTAGATTCTGAGGGTATATTTTATATTAAAAACCTTGTACAGCTAAAGATATCTCCAACATTGAATAATGCTATTGGAGAACAAGGAATAATTTATAAAGGTTATGCAGTAGATAATGTTACATTTAAAAATGATTTTATTCATAAATCATTGAAAGGAAAAAAAATAATTATTGATAGTACTAAGGATAAAGATAATTATCGAATAGAATATGATTCGTTGATTATAAATGAAAATAAAAAATATTTTATCGATTTAAGTCGTTTAATATTTTCGCCGAAACAAATAATCGAACTAGATAATACCGACCAATTAATTGATTTAAAATATAAACGCTATTATAAAGATATAATTCAATTTGAGTTACCCTATGGATATAAAGTGGATAATATTCCCAAAGAAGTGACTAAAGATATATTAGGTAAATGGGAGTTGTCTTTCGTGTTGTATCAAACAAAAAATATTGTAACCATTATGCTTATGTACGATTTGAATAAATCAAAGTATAATAAGTCAGAATTAAAAAATTTAGTGATGATAAATGATAAGATTACTGATTATCAAAATATGAAAATTGAAATACAGAAATTATAATAATTTATTTCTATGCAAAAAAAGCCGGCTCCTTCCAAAAGTAACCGGCTTTTTTGATGTACATCGATGCTTTATTATAATTCGTCTAACAATGTAATGGTTGTTCGACGGTTAATTTGGTGTTCCTCTTCTGTTTCTGCGTTGAACACAACAGGTAGTAACTCTCCATAACCTTTAGCTTCGAGTCTGTCTCTTTCTATTCCTCTACTGATAATATAATTTACAGCAGATTCAGCTCTTTTTTGAGATAGTTTCAAGTTATATTTTTCAGAACCACGATCATCGGTATGGGATCCTAATTCTATACTAATATTCTTATGTTGTTGTAATAGGGTCACCAATTTATCTAACTCTCTTGCAGCGTCTGCACGAATACGATAATCGTCAAAATCGTAAAGGATATTATTTAATGTAATTTCTCCCTCTTCAATTAATTCGTCGTAATAATCTTTGGTTAATTCTACTTCAGATTCAAGAGTGTAATCCACAATTTTTTCTGGACGGTCTTTAAGATCTTCTTGGTCTACTTCTTTGTCAGCAGTAGTATAATAGACCGAATCCATAAAGTATTTATCTTTAGTGGCAATTAGAATATAATCATTACCCATTTTTAATTGGGTCTCGAATGTATATCTACCTACTTGATCAGAAACAACTTCTTCTAAGACTTCTCCCTCAGTATTTTTTAGAGTAACATTTACCTTACCTAAGGCGATTTCAGAAGTGTCTTTAATGACAAATGAGTTACCTGCCAAGAAATAATTTACAGGTTTAAGAATAGGTGTTTTGTCGGAGAAGAAATAAATGTGATCTTTTGATGTTCCTTTTTCTTCGTGTCTATTTGATGTGAAAGCACCAAATCTTTTCTCTAAGAATACTAAACCAAAATCATCCCCAGAAGAGTTAAATGGTCTCCCCATGTTTTTGATATTGATTCGGTTATTTTTACGAGTGGCCTCAAAGATATCTAAACCTCCTAATCCAGGGTGACCATCAGATGCAAAGTACATCTTACCATTGGCAGCAATAAACGGGAACATATCGTTACCTCTTGAGTTAATCTTAGGTCCCATATTTCTTGGTTTTCCCCAAGTTCCGTTTACGTTTCTTTTGGATCTGTAGATGTCAATACCACCATAACCACCTTTTCGGTTTGAGGCAAAATAAAGCGTTTTGCCATTGGCTGATAAGGCAGGGCAAGCATCCCAAGATTGAGGATTTGAAATAGGTAATAGAGTTGGTAAAGACCATTCTCCATTTTCAAATCGACTCTCATATAAATCGACTTCCTTAAAGTTTTCTTTGTGATGCCCTGTGTTACTTCGGGCAAATATCATATAAGTGCCATCACGATTGAAGGTAGCAGAAGCTTCATGAAGGTCAGGGTGATTGATCAAGCTATCGAAATAGGAAACGGTTCCATTACAACTATCGGCTCGATCAAAAGTATATTTATATAAATTGGAATATCCTTCTCCTGTGCCATGATAGACTTTTTTAGTATCTCTTGTGGATGTAAAAACCAATTCGTCTTTGTAGAACATTGGCGAGTAATCATCCTGATCACTGTTTAACTTTTCACACATTGTGATTTCAATAAACGGATCTGGGTTTTTGGCTAAACTATCGACAATATTGATATGCTTAATTTCATCTTTTGCCCTTCTCAATAACTGACGGTTGGTTCCCTCTTTGGCATATCTTTCAAAAAGTGCTTTTGACTTTTTGTAATTTCCTTGAAGTTCCAATCCATAAGCATAGTAGAAATACATATCCATATTTTCGTAACCAGCATCTTTTGCCAATTTGTAATATGGGAGCGCATCAGTTAGTCTGTTGGATAAACGATACGATTCTGCTACTCTATAATAATATTCTGCTTGTGTTTTTTTATCACTAGTAGATTTGGCTAATGATTCATACTTGTGAATGGCTAATTCATACTCCCCTTGGTCAAAATGGGTTTCTGCCACTTTCTTAGGAGAAGAACAACTATAAATCAAAAAGATAATAGGTATTATGTTGAGGAGACGCTTCATGTTATTGCGTTTCTTGGTTTGCAGGGTTAGTACTATTTTACTACGGAATGAAGATTTCAATCCATAGTATAGAAGTTAAAAGAATGTTGTGTGATCTGCAAATATTGATGGAATAAATATTAAAACTAAGCCAAAGTTTTAGATTTAGTAAAATTAAATTGAATAACCATTTTCCTAGTATCTATAAAAATTACTTTTTTAATACTTAATTGTGTTATTTAAGTAAATCTTAAATAACTGTTAAATTAAGGTAGGGAGATAATCATTTTATTTGTAACATTTACATAATAAAATAATAAATTAATTTGTTATGAAAAAAATGAAGTTGCTACCTTTTTTTATGAGTATTCTTGTCTTTACCTTTTCAAATTTATTTGCTAAGCAAGTAATACATCATTCAGGAGGAAGATATAATCGTGTAGTGGTTCATGATTATGATACTCTACAGATAGATGGTAATTTAATTATTGATGCAAACTCAAATTTGCCTTCTTTATATTCAACATATGATCACACTTCTCCTTCTGTAAGATATCATGAAGGAAGACATGGTTATATTCGAGTAAAACATGGAGGTGTTTTATTTGTAACAGGAAATATAATTATTGTATCCGTTGACGAAGATGATGAAACAAAGGTAGAAGGAGATTTAGTTGTAGGTGGAGATTTAACAATTAATTACCGAATACATGGTGATGATGATGAACCAATGAATTTTAAAAATTATGGAACAACTGTCGTTGCTGGTAATCTTAATCTTAATGGACCAACAAAACTTGATGAAGATGAAACTTTAAGGTTTTATAATTATGGAGAAATGTTAGTAATGAAAAATTTTACTACTCATAATCATGTTCAAATTAGAACAGGTACTGATCACCATCACCATCCTAAATTATTTGTAACAGGGAATACAAGGTTTGAAGGGTATACTCGTCATCATGGCGATGACGATGAGTGGTCTGTCATAGCTCCTGATCACAATCATTATAAAACTCCCTTTACTCATGTGGGTACAATGGATCAAAGATCACAACAGTTTATGACATATACTCATAATCATCATTCAAATGTACAACAAGTTGATAATTTGAAACCACTTATAGACCCTCACACTCAGTTTTTGATAGATCGATTTTTAGGACAAAACCACATAGACATAAGTTTACCTATTGAAATGGAAACTTTTACTTCTAAAGTGAAAGACGATTATGTGATTTTACATTGGGCAACAGCATCTGAATCTAATTCTGATCATTTTGAGTTGGAAAGATCATATGATGGTCAGCATTATGAAAAAGTAAGAAAAGATATTAGTGCAGCTGGAAATTCATCAGTAGAATTGAAATATAATGTAATTGATAATGAGGTTCATAATGGACATATTTATTATAGATTGAGTGAGGTTGATTTTGATGGAGCAGTACAGTCTTGGAGTACTGAAATCATAATGAGACATTTAACTGAAACAGAAAGTCCAATAGTTATTTACCCAAACCCTTCAGATCGTGAAATTAATATTGATTTTTCCTCAAATGAAACGAATACATTAGAAATTGATTTAGTTGCGGCTAGCACTGGTCAAAAAATCAATTTATTTCAGGTAAATGATGGCATGGGAAATCACCATATCATCAATGTTGAAAATATCAATAATGGTCAATATGTACTTTTAATATTTGATCATGGACGATTAATAAAAAGACAACATATGATTATACAACATCAATAAGAATTCAAATTTCAAAATAACACAAAAGGCTTAATCACAAAGTGATTAAGCCTTATTCATATGTTTATTTTTATTGTATTAAATTTCAATTTCTGCTTTAAATACTGGAGTGGCAGGGCCTGTAAGAATAATATCAGTATATTTTTTCTCAGCGACTTTTTTAAAGCCAACAGCTAAGTCTCCACCCAGCACTTTAATCTGAATAGGACTTTCCATACCATGTTCAATATTAGCAGCAATAGCACAAGCTGTAACGCCAGTACCACAAGCATATGTTTCGTCTTCGACCCCTCTTTCGTAGGTTCTAACGCTCAATGATTGTGATCCAGTGACCTGTGCAAAGTTTACATTCGTTCCCTCTTCTGCAAAGCGTTCGTTATAGCGAATAGCTTTTCCTTCAGTAACGCAATCAAAGTTATCTAAATCCTTTTCAAAACGTACATAGTGAGGAGAACCCGTATCCATAAAATAATGATCTGCATTAACCTCAATTTCACCCGGAGGATTCATTTTAAGATGAACCAATTGTTGTTCATCCAAAGTAGCCTCGTGAGCACCATCAGCAGCCCAGAAAGAAGTGGTAGTGTCGAATAGACCTAATGTATGTGCAAATCGAACAGCACAGCGACCGCCGTTACCACACATCGTACCTACATGCCCATCTGCATTAAAGTACACCATTTCAAAATCGTATCCTTCTTTCAAGCGGATAAGAATAAGTCCATCTCCACCTACACCAAAACGTCTGTGACAAAGAAATGCCACCTTTTCATGATCGTTAATATCAAAAGTAGCATCACGATCGTCGATCATGATAAAATCGTTTCCTGCACCCTGATATTTCCAAAAATGTATCATTATTTCTTTCCTTCTTTAAAATTTAGGTCACAAAAGTATTCTATTTCTGATTATTCCAAAAAATAACTTAGAAAGTAAACAAAAATAACACTGCTTGTTATAAATCCATATAAATTAAAAAAGAGATCTTTAGTTTTTCCCATTTTGTATCAAATTTTCATCAGATCTGTGTATTTTCGCCAAATAACAAACAGAAAAAGAGATGCATAGAATAGATGAACTATTCCAACGTAAAAAGGAAGATGTGTTAAACATTTACTTTACGGCTGGATATCCTAAATTAGATGATACAAGAACTGTTTTAAAAGCATTGCAAGATGGTGGAGTAGATTTGATCGAAATCGGTATTCCATTTTCAGATCCTGTTGCCGATGGCCCTACGATCCAAGAAAGTAATATGCAAGCTTTAGATAATGGGATGACTATGCAAAAGCTATTCGCCCAATTAGAAGGATTTAGAGAGGAAGTTGATGTACCAGTTGTAGTAATGGGTTATTTCAATCCGATTATGCAATATGGTTTAGAAAAGTTCTGTAAAGATGCTCAAAGAGTAGGTATTGATGGAATTATTGTTCCTGATTTACCAATGATCGAGTATTTAAGCAACCTAAAAGAAATGTTTGATGCTCACGGTATCAGAAATACTTTCTTGATCTCACCACAAACAACTGAAGATAGAATTGTAGAAATAGACCAAAATACAGAAGGTTTTATTTATATGGTGTCTTCTGCAAGTGTTACAGGTGCAAAAACAGGTATTTCAGAAGAGCAAATCGATTATTTCAAGCGTATTGAAGGTATGAACCTGAAAAACCCAAGATTAATTGGTTTTGGTATTTCAGATCATGCTTCATTTAAGCAGGCTTCATCTTATGCTAACGGAGCAATTATTGGTTCTGCATTTGTGAAGTTAATTGGTCAGTCAAAAGATTTAAATAAAGATATTCAAGGTTTTGTGAAGTCCATCAAAGGAGAATAACCAAAGAATAGAATATAAAAATAAAGCCCATCAAATTTGATGGGCACAAAAAAAACTAGTTCAATGAAGAACTAGTTTTTTTATTTATAGATGTTCCAATTTTTGATATCTAATTATCTTAATCTCAAAACTTTCTTTTGAAGTTTTGTGATGTCACGGCCTTCGTTTACACCTGCTAAGATAGCTTGGTTGTAAGTAGCGATAGCCATTTCTTTAGCTCCGTTTAACTTAAGGTAATCACCTTTTACTTCTAAGTTCTCTGAGTTAGAGTTGATCTCGATTGATTTCTCGATCCAGATATAAGCTTCGCTTAAGTTGGCTTTTAATTCGATGCATCTTTCTGCAGCGTCAGCGTATACTTTCCAATCCGTAGCAGAAGCATTTTCTACTGAAGCACGAAGTTGGTTAATTTCATTGTCATCATTTTCATTTCCTTTTGCGAAAGAAGTGTTTACTGCAATGAATGTTACTAAAGCGAATACTAGAAGTTGTTTTAAAGCTTTCATGATTGATATATGTTTTTTGTTATCTTAATTCTTTTGATTGATTACATAAACAGTATTGCTATAAACTTGCCAAAAACATATAAGTGTCTAATAATTAATTGTTTGTGTGGGTAATTTTGCTGTTTTATTGATTTTAAGTGTAAAAATGACCTAATTTTTTTAGCATTTTTGGACACATTGTTCAAAAACGATCACTTTTTGATGCTAATTCAGAATAATATTTTGTTTTTGAGTTTTGATTAACTTGATTTTAAAATAAATTAGATGTTTATTAACTTTTATTTAAAATTATATTCTGTGATTTAAATTTATTGAAGTTGTGTTTTTTGTACGTTTAATATTTATCACAATCATCTATTGTTATATTTTCAATAACCCACATTGTTATTTGATAAATTTCGAAAAATAAGGAAAATAAAAAATATTTTTTGAGGATGTCTTAAAAATAGATGCTGTTAAGCTATTCTGTGTTCAGAAGTGTTCGTTTTTGAAAAAAGGTAAAATAATAGGGTGTACGGTTGTACGAAATGATGCAGGAGGAGTAGTTCTTAAATAGGAATGGTGATCAAACCAGAAGTAAGAACATCTATATATATTATAAAAGAAGAGTATTAAATATAAACCTAATTAATGCTACTACAAGATGGCATAAAATAACACTCAATTAAAAGTTATACATATATATAAAGTATAGACATAAAAAAACAGGTTCATTACTGAACCTGTTCTTCATAGGAGTTACTATATATATATCGATTATCTCAATCTTAATACTTTCTTTTGAAGCTTAGTGATATCACGACCTTCATTCATACCAGCTAAGATAGCTTGGTTGTAAGTAGCGATAGCCATTTTCTTAGCTCCATTTAGTTTAAGGTAGTCGCCCTTAACTTCTAAGTTCTCAGAGTTAGAGTTGATCTCGATAGATTTCTCAATCCAGATATAGGCTTCACTTAAATTAGCTTTCAATTCGATGCATCTTTCAGCAGCCTCAGCATACACTTTCCAATCTGTAGCAGAAGCATTTTCTACTGATGCACGAAGTTGATTAATTTCGTTGTCATCTCTTTCATTTCCTTTTGCAAAAGAAGTGTTTACTGCAAGGAATGTTACTAAAGCAAATACTAGAAGTTGTTTTAAAGCTTTCATGATTGATATATGTTTTTTGTTGTCTTAATTCTTTTGATTGAATACATGAACAGTATTGCTATAAACTTGCCAAAAATAAATAAAATACTGATAATCAGATATTTGTGTTGTGTTTTTGGGAGTTTTGTCGATTTTAAGTGTAAAAATGACCTACTTTTTTTAGCATTTTTGGACACATTGTTCAAAAGCGATCACATTTCAATGTGAAATCAGAATATTATTCTGTTTTTATTGATTTGTTGATCTTCATTTAAAATAAAATACATGTTTATTAACTTCTGTTAGTATATTTATTCTGTGTTGTATTGTAGGTAGAGTCGTGTTTATTGTACGTTTATTATTGATTGATATATAGTTTTGTGAAAATCGTAAAAATTAAGGCAATAAATTATTGATATTGTAAAAATGAATAAAATAAAAAATAATTTATTGATGATGTCTTAATTAATATAGGTGTAATAGTTTTTGTGTGCGTTTGTGTTCGGTTTTGAAAAACGTCTAAAAATTGAATCAAATTATCCTTGTTACTCTAATATAGAATTTTGAAATTGTTGTTTAAAAGTGAATAGTTCTTCTCTTAATCAGTAGTATCATTTCATTTTCTCTGAAGAGCTTATAATGCCTAAGTAAGAAAGTAAATGCTTAGTGATCACAATTCCTCTTTTGGGATTAGATAATAGAAATACTGATTAAGAAACTCTCATCCACTTTTCTTTTGTGATATTCCAGGTAATACTCCTTATTTATATTATTAATGATATAAAGAATGGTTATGTAAAAAGACCAGAAATAAAAAAAGCTACCCCAAATGGAGTAGCTTTAAAATAGATAATGGATTATTGTATATCTTTTAAGTTATCTCATTACAGACAACATTTTTTTCTGTGCTTTTTCTACATCATAACCTTTTTCAGATAGACCTTTTAAGATAGCAGTTCTGTAAGCTTCTACTGCCATTTCGTTTGCACCATTGGCAACAAGGTAATCAGCTTTTAATTCTAGGTTTGATGCGTTTGGCTCAATTTCGATTGCTCTTTCAATCCAAATGTAGGCCTCACTTAAATTCGAACGTAATTCAATACATCTTTCAGCTGCATTTGCATATAGCTGCCAGTCGTTTGCTGACGCATTTTCAACTGACTCACGTAGTTTTGTTATTTCATTATCAACATTATCAGCGAATGATGTTCCGAAAGTAAATAATGATATAATTAAAAGGGCAATGATATTTTTTAAGCTTTTCATGATGGTATATGTTTTTGTAGTTCGATTTTAATTCCAATACACTGTAGGAAATACTAATCTGATGCCATAGTTAGTTAACTGTTTGTAAATCAGTTTTTAGTGATGATTTTGTGGTAGGAATACATCATTTAAACATCAAATAATTGATCGAATAATACACACAATGTTCATATCCGTACAAAAAAACACAGAAGCCAAAGAAAATTTCATATAAATGTGAATAAACGAAACATCAATTTGATAAAATGGTGATATGAGCTTTAATTGAAATAATATTTTGCATTGTTATTAATAAAAAAGTTCAATAATTAACATTTGTTCGTGTATTCTGATTTTTTCCTCTATAAAAAAAGGTGTCCTAAAAAGAACACCTTCTCAATTTTATCATTTACTATTCGATAATACGAAATCGAATAGTGATTAATCTAATTATACTGTTAGGTTGACATCCCAATTTTCAAGAATATCAGCTACTTTTCTAACAAACATACCACCAAGGGCTCCGTCTACCACTCTGTGATCATAAGAATGAGAGAAGTATGCAAATTGTCTAATACCAATTAAATCGCCTTGAGGAGTCTCGATAACTGCTGGTTTTTTTCGAATAGTACCTACAGCCATAATTGCCACTTGAGGTTGCATTATAATAGGAGTACCAATTGTATTTCCGAAAGAACCAATGTTAGATACAGTGTATGTACCTCCAGATAATTCCTCTGGCTTTAATTTATTTTCTCTAGCACGTACAGATAAATCCTGAATAGCAATGGCTAAACCTGATAAACTTAATCTATCTGCATTTCTAATTACAGGTACAATTAAGTTTCCATTAGGTAAAGCTACAGCCATACCTATATTAATATCTTTCTTCACTACGATTTTAGAACCATCTACCTGAACGTTAATCTTAGGGAATTCTTTAATTGCTTTTGCAATTGCAGAGATAATAATCGGCATGAAAGTTAAGTTTGCACCTTCTTTCTTTTTAAACGCTGCTTTTTGCTGATTCCTCCATACCACAACATTTGTAAGATCTGCTTCCACACAAGAAGTAACGTGTGGTGCAATTTGCTTAGATGCAACCATACGGTCAGCAATCATTTTTCTTACTCGGTCCATTTCAATCACTTCGTCGCCGTTATCCATAGAAACGGCAGGAGCAACTGCTTTAGCTACTGGAGCAGGTGTTGGTGTAGCAGGTCTTGTTGGTGCAACTGCAGCCGATAAAGTATTTCCATTTTTAAGGAAATTCATCATATCGTCTTTTGTAACTCTTCCATCTTTTCCCGTACCAGGAATAGAGTCTAAAACGTCTTGAGAGATGCCTTCAGTTTTAGCAATGTTTCTTACTAAAGGAGAATAGAAACGATTTCCGCTTTTGGCAACAATTTCTTGTGATGTGTTTTCTGATACTGCTTCATTAGTTGCAGTAGTGTTGTTAGTTGGTTGTGTTTCTACTTTAGGTGCTTCTTCTGCATCTGCATCATCTGCTCCTTCTGTTTCAACAATAGCAATTGGAGCACCGATTTGTACCACATCATCTTTCTGAACAAGAATCTTTTTGATTACTCCTTCAATAGTTGCAGGTACTTCTGTGTCCACTTTGTCTGTG includes the following:
- a CDS encoding OmpA family protein codes for the protein MKRLLNIIPIIFLIYSCSSPKKVAETHFDQGEYELAIHKYESLAKSTSDKKTQAEYYYRVAESYRLSNRLTDALPYYKLAKDAGYENMDMYFYYAYGLELQGNYKKSKALFERYAKEGTNRQLLRRAKDEIKHINIVDSLAKNPDPFIEITMCEKLNSDQDDYSPMFYKDELVFTSTRDTKKVYHGTGEGYSNLYKYTFDRADSCNGTVSYFDSLINHPDLHEASATFNRDGTYMIFARSNTGHHKENFKEVDLYESRFENGEWSLPTLLPISNPQSWDACPALSANGKTLYFASNRKGGYGGIDIYRSKRNVNGTWGKPRNMGPKINSRGNDMFPFIAANGKMYFASDGHPGLGGLDIFEATRKNNRINIKNMGRPFNSSGDDFGLVFLEKRFGAFTSNRHEEKGTSKDHIYFFSDKTPILKPVNYFLAGNSFVIKDTSEIALGKVNVTLKNTEGEVLEEVVSDQVGRYTFETQLKMGNDYILIATKDKYFMDSVYYTTADKEVDQEDLKDRPEKIVDYTLESEVELTKDYYDELIEEGEITLNNILYDFDDYRIRADAARELDKLVTLLQQHKNISIELGSHTDDRGSEKYNLKLSQKRAESAVNYIISRGIERDRLEAKGYGELLPVVFNAETEEEHQINRRTTITLLDEL
- a CDS encoding T9SS type A sorting domain-containing protein, which codes for MKKMKLLPFFMSILVFTFSNLFAKQVIHHSGGRYNRVVVHDYDTLQIDGNLIIDANSNLPSLYSTYDHTSPSVRYHEGRHGYIRVKHGGVLFVTGNIIIVSVDEDDETKVEGDLVVGGDLTINYRIHGDDDEPMNFKNYGTTVVAGNLNLNGPTKLDEDETLRFYNYGEMLVMKNFTTHNHVQIRTGTDHHHHPKLFVTGNTRFEGYTRHHGDDDEWSVIAPDHNHYKTPFTHVGTMDQRSQQFMTYTHNHHSNVQQVDNLKPLIDPHTQFLIDRFLGQNHIDISLPIEMETFTSKVKDDYVILHWATASESNSDHFELERSYDGQHYEKVRKDISAAGNSSVELKYNVIDNEVHNGHIYYRLSEVDFDGAVQSWSTEIIMRHLTETESPIVIYPNPSDREINIDFSSNETNTLEIDLVAASTGQKINLFQVNDGMGNHHIINVENINNGQYVLLIFDHGRLIKRQHMIIQHQ
- the dapF gene encoding diaminopimelate epimerase — encoded protein: MIHFWKYQGAGNDFIMIDDRDATFDINDHEKVAFLCHRRFGVGGDGLILIRLKEGYDFEMVYFNADGHVGTMCGNGGRCAVRFAHTLGLFDTTTSFWAADGAHEATLDEQQLVHLKMNPPGEIEVNADHYFMDTGSPHYVRFEKDLDNFDCVTEGKAIRYNERFAEEGTNVNFAQVTGSQSLSVRTYERGVEDETYACGTGVTACAIAANIEHGMESPIQIKVLGGDLAVGFKKVAEKKYTDIILTGPATPVFKAEIEI
- the trpA gene encoding tryptophan synthase subunit alpha, with the protein product MHRIDELFQRKKEDVLNIYFTAGYPKLDDTRTVLKALQDGGVDLIEIGIPFSDPVADGPTIQESNMQALDNGMTMQKLFAQLEGFREEVDVPVVVMGYFNPIMQYGLEKFCKDAQRVGIDGIIVPDLPMIEYLSNLKEMFDAHGIRNTFLISPQTTEDRIVEIDQNTEGFIYMVSSASVTGAKTGISEEQIDYFKRIEGMNLKNPRLIGFGISDHASFKQASSYANGAIIGSAFVKLIGQSKDLNKDIQGFVKSIKGE
- a CDS encoding dihydrolipoamide acetyltransferase family protein produces the protein MAQVEMILPAMGEGVMEATVLEWLKEEGDSVTLDESVVEVATDKVDTEVPATIEGVIKKILVQKDDVVQIGAPIAIVETEGADDADAEEAPKVETQPTNNTTATNEAVSENTSQEIVAKSGNRFYSPLVRNIAKTEGISQDVLDSIPGTGKDGRVTKDDMMNFLKNGNTLSAAVAPTRPATPTPAPVAKAVAPAVSMDNGDEVIEMDRVRKMIADRMVASKQIAPHVTSCVEADLTNVVVWRNQQKAAFKKKEGANLTFMPIIISAIAKAIKEFPKINVQVDGSKIVVKKDINIGMAVALPNGNLIVPVIRNADRLSLSGLAIAIQDLSVRARENKLKPEELSGGTYTVSNIGSFGNTIGTPIIMQPQVAIMAVGTIRKKPAVIETPQGDLIGIRQFAYFSHSYDHRVVDGALGGMFVRKVADILENWDVNLTV